A stretch of DNA from Vanacampus margaritifer isolate UIUO_Vmar chromosome 1, RoL_Vmar_1.0, whole genome shotgun sequence:
ATGCTCATCCAGTGCTTAGTCTGCCggaaataataatcataagaagaagaagaagcggaaACCGCACCGTTGTAAACAACGGCACTTTTCCCTTCCCCGCGGAAGTTCGAAGTCCGAGCAAACTTTCAAAATGGAGCTGAGGGAGGCCGTGAAAGCGTTGTACCACAACAACAAGTTGACGCTTCTGCTCGTCGGCGgggcagccgccgccgccgccgccaccaccgTGGTGGTTCTGGGCGTCGGATATAAATACCTGAGGAAGCCGGAGACGCGTGTGCGTGTGGGCGTCGTCTCGCAGCTCTTCGTCCACCCGCTGAAGTCCGGAAAAGCGGCGTCGGTTCCGCTCGCCGAGTGCCTCAAGTTGGGCCTCAAGTGCGGGCAGATACAGGACCGGTGAGTCGATGTCAACATCCAGAGGTTGGAGTGGACGATAGTTAATGTGTTTTGAAACCATATGAGTTATATTTATTATGTCATCTATCTATTTAGCATGTACTGTAAAGAGAAAATATACCACTCTAAAGTATCCTTAACAATTTCTAGAGCTGCAAcaacgattattttaataaacgaatcagttgtaaataattttttggttATTACTCAtttaattggattaaaaaaaacgttttaatttccattcaaCTGCCTTTCCAATTTTCATCCTTTTTAGTGCCTTTCTAACTTATTCCTTACCAATCGTTGCACCTCTTGGTCCACTAAAATTGCCTCTTCTACTCTTccttctctctcattttcctcattcatcaactcatcagagaaaaaaaaaaacatgcatgagtTAAAGAAAAAGACAGCTGAGTAAAATTGCTAAAAGAACATAGATTGCAAAAAAAGATTCgacaaaattattcagaaatgCTTTCAAAGGGTTCAGTGGTGAACATGAGAGAAAAATAATCGTTTTCAACCTGGACTTAAAAAACCTTCCTGACTTCACTTCttttggcagcttattccacttgtgtgcagcacaacagctaaatgctgcttcaccatgtttggttTGAACGCTTGTTTCCACTATTTGATCCTAGTCTACAGCTCTCACAGCCCaactgggtttatattcaacTAGCCATTCATAGAGCAGTAACCGAACTTTAACCTCAGTGACAAAGGTTGAACTAAtaaaattatggttaggtttttcTCTAGACATCAAAGATGAGTGTAAATCTTCAATGAATTTAACTTACATGTttatgtaaacatcaaagacagttAGTTTTCAATTAACACAATGTACGCATTTTTCTAAACATCAAACGTgattttgagtcaacaaattgacatttatgtaaacatcaaagatgaTTTTCAGAACTAATGGACAAAATCAAAGACAGTTAAGTCTTCAACAAATAGtgatttgtaaataaatgaattaaaagattTCAAAGGCCTTAACGGATTTTTGTAAGCATCAAATACGGCAATCATGAAaattaaaatacgtttttgtaaacatcaaagactatTTAGGGCAttcaacaaacacatttttctttacatCCAAAACTACTTTTTTAAGCTACCTACCGTGTTTTTGTGAACGTCAAAGATGATTGGCAGTGTTGTGCCTGCAGCCAATGGATGGTGGTGACGGAGGACGGCCACATGGTGACGGGCCGGCAGGAGCCTGGTCTGGTTCTGGTGTCTTTGATGTGCGAGGGAGCTGACGTGTGCCTGAACGGGCCCGACATGGCCGAGCTGCGTTTCCCCATCAATCAGCCCAACAACGACGTCATGAAGTGCAGGTGCGTCGCTAACGTTCGAATGGCATCGTCGTCTTGTTTGTCACTCAACgcctttgttgttttgttttgtgacgGCAGAGTGTTTGGTGCTGACATCCAGGGCCGGGACTGCGGGGACGAAGCCTCCCGTTGGTTGGTCCGCTATCTGAAGGCGGAGAAGATTTTCCGCCTGGTACACTTTGAGCCCCACATGAAGGCCAGGAAGGCGGGGGACGCGGAAGCTCTCTTCTCGCCAAATGAGGTCAGTTCACAGGAATTTGCAATAAAGACACGCACGTGTTTTTGTATCACGAAAGATGAATTAGTTTTCAACAATGGCATTAAACATAAAAGGcaataattatgaaattatttcaTGAGTCTTTAAAACTCATGTTTTCATAAATATCAAAGGCTAGTCTTAATTACgttatgtttgtgttttggttGAAAATCAAAGACGTTTTGGAATTGtcattgaaaataatgtatGTAATCTTACATGTAAACATCAAATACTATTCAGTGTTCAACTAGCCTAAAAAAAAGGCGTTTCCAAGAAAATTAAAGACAATTTATAGTTTAGACACATTACGGTAACAAACCTAGCATGCTTCTTTTCGGAAACGTCAAAGACAGTTTAGTGTtctgctaattaaaaaaaaaaaaacagttttattaaacatcattttgaATCTACCATTTCAGAAACGGTTTAGTTTTTAATGAACCTATTGCATGTAATTTTGAGTCTTGTATAACTAGCCTAATGTATGGATTTCCATTAACATCAAAGACCTCAAAGTTTTTTTGTAACGTATAATCTAACCTAACGTACGTGTAAACTTAGaataataaaccaaaccaatgaaTCTGATTTTttcaaacatcaaagacaagcCTGGATTTTtctaaacatcaaagacaatttataGTTTTTGTTGAAGTCGTGAACATCAAAGACCTTAGTCAAAAGTATGAAttcttggggggaaaaacaagaCAATTTGTAATATTCATTTAAAGTAACAGTTTTTGTAAGCGTAACAGATAAACGTGATGAtgtgcattttttgtgtgtgttttttttggtgtgaaaaTCGTAAGACATAATTCACCCTACATTATTTTTCCCGTGCCTTTTTGTGGGTGTGGTCCAGGAGGTGGTGTACTCCGACTGCGGTCCGATCATGCTGCTGTCCGAGGCGTCCGTCAAGCACCTGAGCAGCAAGCTGGACAAGGCCGTGACGGTGGAACGCTTCCGCCCGAACGTCGTCATCAGCGACTGCGAAGCGTTCGCCGAAGTACGACCAGCCTCCTTCTGTCGccaatagaataaaaaaaaatggcatcatgTGCTACGGAGGCGGAGGACTAATAATACTCACGACTCAACCAGcaacatgctttattttttttttgtgtgggtgtgcgCGCACAGGATTCATGGGAAGAGATCCAGATTGGTAACGCTCGTCTGCGGCGGGTGATGTCATGCGGGAGGtaatttcttgtttgttttt
This window harbors:
- the marc1 gene encoding mitochondrial amidoxime-reducing component 1, with translation MELREAVKALYHNNKLTLLLVGGAAAAAAATTVVVLGVGYKYLRKPETRVRVGVVSQLFVHPLKSGKAASVPLAECLKLGLKCGQIQDRQWMVVTEDGHMVTGRQEPGLVLVSLMCEGADVCLNGPDMAELRFPINQPNNDVMKCRVFGADIQGRDCGDEASRWLVRYLKAEKIFRLVHFEPHMKARKAGDAEALFSPNEEVVYSDCGPIMLLSEASVKHLSSKLDKAVTVERFRPNVVISDCEAFAEDSWEEIQIGNARLRRVMSCGRCIFTTVDPETGIINRKEPLETLKSYRQCKPSEKHIYKSAPLFGQLLSVEKTGVMQVGDHVYKISR